A genomic window from Candidatus Andeanibacterium colombiense includes:
- a CDS encoding TonB-dependent receptor, translating to MKIQSRLQSAAAPIALCAALLAPPAFAQDDTTEPSDTVTLTTDTQLAATDADDGQVIVVTGSRIARPEFANPNPIQTVDSTKLEHSGTTNLTEVLATSPALLGSTRSIDNAGSNLPNAQSVGVNNLNLRNLGTDRTLVLVDGRRHIAGYPGTAAVDINTIPTDLVESVDVLTGGVSAVYGADGVSGVVNFIMKHDFDGVKVRGQYGISQRGDAGEYYGSIIAGKNFADGRGNVTFAYEFNKDDRFSQKQRLNYGHTGPSYVLTRNPADGTPGSASDDPNIPDRVLLTNLRWADSAMGGAFDFTGDGVPEFNGDGTPYDLGSYVPGTSYTIGGDSTPIESYYGDYTPYSRKHIGNIFAHFDVSNELQFYAEGKYVKSKAWTESQPTYDLYTLLQPDNAYLAQTFGADAIPEDGVLFSRDNFDFGQRRYEMNRELIRTVFGAKGDLSDHFRYDLSFVFGQSTQRSTNYGDRIADRYYAAIDAVDDGNGNITCRINLPGETDVFGFSYGNPIVFNGPPVTFAPGECVPLSLMGNGAPSKEALDFILANHSDYARIRQYVGTFAMSGDSGAFLNLPGGPVGYAFGAEYRKESSYSEPSAYSQAGALIDNSPGQIEAGAFDVWELFSEVNLPILKDVPFAESLSVGGAFRFSDYSTIGHTKTWSVNGEYAPIRDITFRATYSKSVRAPNISELFAPQNGTFQFITDPCGPERIAEGTQYRAANCVAGLTAAGLTPDQIADFNPADSPFSPQNSSLLGVQGGNPDLSAETAKTLTFGTVLRPSFVPGLTFSVDWYSIKLSNAVQYSSAQDIVDLCYDQPTLSNDYCALISRDSDTGFIGNYKVIPANVAAFKTAGIDMNLLYGHEISPQLGRVDLRLVGNYLDKLEFVPALGAETENEMDSAAYPAPRWSATFDLTWTKGPLSLNYGINWFAKTRRVTREQEAANPDYAPAKYIWYRQMWMHNLYVSYDVTDNVNVYGGVSNLFDRKPDDGAAGYPVSAVGRAFFMGVKAKVF from the coding sequence GTGAAAATCCAATCACGCCTGCAAAGTGCGGCTGCGCCTATTGCTCTTTGCGCTGCGCTGCTCGCCCCGCCCGCTTTCGCTCAGGATGACACCACCGAGCCCTCGGACACCGTCACTCTTACGACAGACACCCAACTCGCTGCGACCGACGCTGACGATGGTCAAGTGATTGTCGTTACTGGTTCACGCATCGCGCGTCCCGAGTTCGCCAATCCCAATCCGATCCAGACCGTGGATTCGACCAAGCTGGAGCATTCCGGTACGACGAACCTTACCGAGGTGCTTGCCACCAGCCCGGCGCTGCTCGGTTCGACGCGCAGCATCGACAACGCCGGTTCCAATCTTCCCAATGCCCAATCGGTCGGCGTGAACAACCTCAACCTTCGCAATCTGGGTACCGACCGCACCCTCGTGCTCGTCGATGGCCGTCGGCATATCGCCGGTTACCCTGGCACGGCGGCAGTGGACATCAACACCATTCCGACCGACCTTGTCGAAAGCGTCGATGTGCTCACCGGCGGTGTTTCTGCGGTTTACGGTGCCGATGGCGTATCGGGCGTCGTCAATTTCATCATGAAGCACGATTTCGACGGCGTGAAAGTCCGCGGACAATACGGAATTTCCCAGCGCGGCGACGCTGGCGAGTATTATGGCTCGATCATCGCCGGCAAGAATTTCGCGGACGGGCGGGGCAATGTCACCTTTGCCTACGAATTCAACAAAGACGATCGCTTCAGCCAGAAGCAGCGCCTGAATTATGGTCACACCGGGCCGAGCTACGTTCTGACGCGCAACCCCGCCGACGGCACACCGGGCTCCGCTTCCGACGATCCGAACATACCCGACCGTGTCCTGCTGACCAACCTGCGTTGGGCGGACAGCGCGATGGGCGGTGCGTTCGACTTCACCGGCGACGGCGTTCCCGAATTCAACGGCGATGGCACACCCTATGATCTGGGCAGCTACGTGCCGGGTACGTCCTACACCATCGGCGGCGACAGCACCCCGATCGAAAGCTATTACGGCGATTATACGCCGTACTCACGTAAACACATCGGCAACATCTTCGCACATTTCGACGTCAGCAACGAACTCCAGTTCTATGCCGAAGGGAAGTATGTGAAGTCCAAGGCTTGGACCGAATCCCAGCCGACCTATGATCTGTACACGCTTCTCCAGCCCGACAACGCCTATCTGGCGCAAACCTTCGGCGCAGACGCGATTCCGGAAGACGGCGTGTTGTTCAGCCGCGACAATTTCGATTTCGGTCAGCGCCGCTATGAAATGAACCGCGAGCTGATTCGCACGGTGTTCGGCGCGAAAGGCGATCTGTCGGACCACTTCCGGTATGATCTTTCATTCGTGTTTGGTCAGTCGACCCAGCGTTCGACCAATTATGGCGACCGTATTGCCGACCGCTACTACGCGGCGATCGATGCAGTTGACGACGGTAATGGCAACATTACCTGCCGCATCAACCTGCCTGGCGAAACCGACGTATTCGGCTTCAGCTACGGCAATCCGATCGTGTTCAACGGCCCGCCGGTCACCTTCGCGCCGGGCGAATGCGTTCCGCTCAGCCTGATGGGCAACGGTGCGCCGTCGAAGGAAGCGCTCGACTTCATACTCGCCAACCATTCGGATTATGCCCGGATCCGGCAATATGTCGGCACCTTTGCGATGTCGGGCGACAGTGGCGCGTTCCTGAATCTGCCGGGCGGACCCGTCGGATACGCGTTCGGCGCAGAATATCGCAAGGAATCGAGCTATTCCGAACCGTCCGCCTACAGCCAGGCGGGCGCGCTGATCGACAATTCGCCGGGTCAGATCGAAGCTGGTGCTTTCGACGTGTGGGAACTGTTCAGCGAAGTGAACCTCCCGATCCTCAAAGACGTTCCGTTTGCGGAATCACTGTCGGTCGGCGGAGCATTCCGCTTCTCGGACTACTCGACGATCGGCCACACCAAGACCTGGAGCGTCAATGGTGAATATGCTCCGATCCGCGATATCACTTTCCGGGCGACCTATTCCAAGTCGGTTCGCGCGCCCAACATCAGCGAACTCTTCGCGCCGCAGAACGGCACGTTCCAGTTCATCACCGATCCTTGCGGCCCGGAACGGATAGCGGAAGGCACCCAGTATCGTGCAGCCAACTGCGTCGCGGGCCTGACCGCTGCCGGCCTGACCCCGGACCAGATCGCAGATTTCAACCCTGCAGACAGCCCGTTCTCGCCGCAGAACTCGAGTCTGCTGGGCGTGCAGGGCGGCAACCCCGACCTGAGTGCGGAAACTGCCAAGACACTGACTTTTGGCACGGTGCTGCGGCCTAGCTTCGTGCCCGGACTGACCTTCAGCGTGGATTGGTACAGCATCAAGCTGTCGAATGCGGTGCAATACTCGTCCGCTCAGGACATCGTCGATCTGTGTTACGATCAGCCGACGTTGAGTAACGACTATTGCGCCCTGATCTCGCGCGACTCGGATACTGGCTTCATTGGTAACTATAAGGTGATCCCCGCCAACGTGGCGGCATTCAAGACCGCCGGAATCGACATGAACCTGCTTTACGGGCACGAGATTTCACCGCAGCTCGGCCGGGTTGATCTGCGCCTTGTCGGTAACTACCTCGACAAGCTCGAGTTCGTGCCGGCGCTTGGTGCCGAAACCGAAAACGAGATGGACAGCGCTGCCTATCCGGCTCCGCGCTGGAGCGCCACCTTCGACCTGACCTGGACGAAGGGCCCGCTGTCGCTGAACTACGGCATCAACTGGTTCGCTAAGACTCGCCGGGTGACCCGTGAACAGGAAGCTGCCAATCCCGATTATGCTCCCGCAAAATACATCTGGTACCGGCAGATGTGGATGCATAACCTGTATGTCAGCTACGACGTGACCGATAACGTGAACGTATATGGCGGCGTTTCCAACCTGTTCGACCGCAAACCCGATGACGGCGCCGCCGGCTATCCGGTCAGCGCAGTCGGCCGGGCGTTCTTCATGGGCGTAAAAGCCAAGGTCTTTTAG
- a CDS encoding TonB-dependent receptor, producing MKIRTHLKGAAAPVALAVALLAQPAFAQDGADPAPALTTDDLKPATVVEDDANDAIVVTGSRIRRSETTSASPIQIIDPEISRKAGRNDTAEIIQNSPIASGSSQITAAISSNAISNGGPGAATISLRGLGAERTLVLLNSRRAGPAGTRGGVSSFDLNVLPSSIIQSVEILKDGASSVYGSDAIAGVVNIITKTKTDGLELNGFTSLPTAHGGEQYTLSGAWGKEWDRGHVLLAGEYFKQKQVRRKDRDYLDCDYDYLFRGKDTGKVDGDGNPIFAGTDERIDLIDPRTGTPFCDGAPWGHVWTYYASNVPQTSASYTLLQYSYGNDNLGHYVSPVGPAVNPGDISTPAGWYPVGSRTPVSDALVNSYSPIERKSTVIPEIERYTAYLDASFDLTDAVSLYAEGLYNHRRSYVDSYSQFYNFGYTGLYPAGDPDDPFPGFGSTPGSHAFISPTGILDNYDNQITVDYYRAVLGATGKLTDTINFDVYGQYSRSDGKYRLDQILQDVITQQTERAYGAGCAGLFSEITNKPCLQINWVDPRVMAGDLTQEEEDYLTGTETGRTLYVQKFVEASINGPLVNLPAGPLAFALGATIRRDSIDDLPGDITRALIPGGDPNNEDDYVDNGFANNYSSGHTYGHGTTKEVFGEVEIPIFKDQPFAKNFTISAAGRVTNVTAVRGQDGFSDSSNGNVTYKFMANWQITDWVRLRGTYGTSYRAPALFEQLLASQSSRARQTIDPCVNWADALAKNAITQRIADNCAADGIPSNHGGGGIQATVFSSGGIGVLDPETSKAWTASVILTPRFSFLPNTTMDLTVDYFDIRVNGEIAQLSPTSILRSCYDAVDFPNSPFCDLFERGQDGNPDNIKNVFQKFINVDEQVNRGLDFTFRVRQDMGRAGRITLLAQATLQTKDTALSLGTFEDYNGEVGDPKFTADVNLTWDVDDWSFYYGVDMIGKSSSVRDYIEDFGALCGVNAESQNVYGGSYCVRPYTPAVFYHSMSITKEFQDRFELTLGVSNLFNTRPPQISGLTEIGSSPFVSNYDWQGQRWFASVGAKF from the coding sequence GTGAAAATACGTACACATCTCAAAGGCGCAGCTGCGCCTGTCGCACTCGCTGTTGCGCTGCTCGCACAACCCGCTTTCGCCCAGGACGGAGCCGACCCGGCCCCCGCGCTGACGACGGACGATCTCAAGCCCGCCACAGTTGTCGAGGATGACGCGAATGACGCGATCGTCGTCACCGGTTCGCGCATCCGCAGGAGCGAAACCACCAGCGCTTCTCCGATCCAGATCATCGATCCGGAGATTTCGCGCAAGGCCGGCCGCAACGACACTGCCGAAATCATCCAGAACTCGCCGATCGCCAGCGGTTCTTCGCAAATCACGGCGGCGATATCGTCCAACGCGATTTCCAACGGCGGCCCCGGCGCGGCAACGATCTCGCTGCGTGGCCTCGGCGCCGAACGCACTTTGGTGTTGCTGAACAGCCGCCGGGCCGGGCCCGCGGGTACGCGCGGGGGCGTTTCGTCGTTCGACCTCAACGTGCTGCCATCGTCGATTATCCAGTCGGTGGAAATCCTCAAGGACGGCGCATCTTCGGTGTATGGTTCGGATGCGATCGCGGGCGTGGTCAACATCATCACCAAGACCAAGACCGACGGGCTCGAACTCAACGGGTTCACCTCGTTGCCCACCGCGCATGGCGGCGAGCAATACACGCTGAGCGGGGCCTGGGGCAAAGAGTGGGACAGGGGCCACGTTCTCCTCGCGGGCGAATATTTCAAACAGAAGCAGGTCCGTCGCAAGGATCGTGACTATCTCGACTGCGATTACGATTACCTGTTCCGCGGCAAGGACACCGGCAAGGTGGACGGGGACGGCAACCCGATTTTCGCGGGGACGGACGAGCGCATCGACCTGATCGATCCGCGCACCGGCACACCCTTCTGCGACGGCGCTCCCTGGGGCCACGTCTGGACCTATTATGCCAGCAACGTGCCGCAGACCTCCGCGAGCTACACGCTGCTGCAATACAGCTACGGCAACGACAACCTCGGGCACTATGTCAGTCCGGTCGGCCCCGCGGTGAACCCCGGCGACATCTCGACTCCGGCGGGATGGTATCCGGTGGGCTCGCGCACCCCGGTTTCGGACGCGCTGGTGAATTCGTATTCGCCGATCGAACGGAAATCGACGGTCATTCCGGAGATCGAGCGCTACACCGCCTATCTCGACGCCTCGTTCGACCTCACCGACGCGGTGAGCCTCTATGCCGAAGGCCTCTACAATCACCGCCGCTCGTATGTGGACAGCTACTCGCAGTTCTACAACTTCGGCTACACGGGTCTATATCCCGCCGGGGACCCCGACGATCCGTTCCCCGGCTTCGGATCGACGCCGGGTTCGCACGCCTTTATCAGCCCGACCGGGATTCTCGACAATTACGACAACCAGATCACCGTTGATTATTACCGTGCGGTACTGGGCGCCACCGGCAAGCTGACGGACACCATCAACTTCGATGTGTACGGGCAATACAGCCGCTCGGACGGCAAGTATCGACTCGACCAGATCCTTCAGGACGTGATCACCCAGCAGACCGAACGGGCCTATGGTGCCGGTTGTGCCGGGCTGTTCTCCGAAATCACCAACAAGCCTTGCCTCCAGATCAACTGGGTCGATCCGCGCGTCATGGCCGGCGATCTGACTCAGGAGGAAGAGGATTATCTCACCGGTACGGAGACCGGCCGCACTCTCTACGTGCAGAAGTTCGTCGAGGCATCGATCAACGGCCCGTTGGTCAACCTTCCGGCGGGGCCGCTGGCCTTCGCGCTGGGTGCCACGATTCGCCGGGATTCGATCGACGATCTTCCCGGCGACATCACCCGCGCGCTGATCCCGGGCGGCGATCCGAACAACGAGGACGATTACGTCGATAACGGTTTCGCGAACAACTACTCGTCCGGCCACACTTACGGCCATGGCACGACCAAGGAAGTCTTCGGCGAGGTCGAGATCCCGATTTTCAAGGATCAGCCATTCGCCAAGAATTTCACCATCTCGGCGGCCGGCCGCGTCACCAACGTGACCGCGGTTCGCGGGCAGGATGGATTCAGCGACAGCAGCAATGGCAACGTGACCTACAAGTTCATGGCGAACTGGCAGATCACCGACTGGGTGCGCCTCCGCGGAACCTACGGCACGTCCTATCGCGCGCCGGCATTGTTCGAGCAACTCCTGGCTTCGCAATCCAGCAGGGCGCGGCAGACGATCGATCCTTGCGTGAACTGGGCGGACGCACTGGCGAAGAATGCGATCACCCAGCGCATTGCCGACAACTGCGCGGCAGACGGTATTCCGAGCAATCACGGAGGCGGGGGCATCCAGGCCACCGTCTTCAGTTCGGGTGGCATCGGCGTACTCGATCCGGAAACCTCGAAAGCCTGGACCGCGAGCGTCATCCTCACGCCGCGCTTCTCTTTCCTGCCCAACACCACAATGGATCTTACTGTCGATTATTTCGACATCAGGGTGAACGGCGAAATCGCGCAGCTTTCTCCGACCAGCATCCTGCGCAGCTGCTATGACGCGGTCGACTTCCCGAACAGCCCGTTCTGCGATCTGTTCGAGCGTGGGCAAGACGGCAATCCGGACAATATCAAAAACGTCTTCCAGAAGTTCATCAACGTCGATGAGCAGGTCAACCGCGGCCTCGACTTCACCTTCCGGGTGCGTCAGGATATGGGGCGTGCCGGCCGGATCACGCTGCTGGCCCAGGCGACCCTGCAGACCAAGGACACTGCTCTGAGCCTCGGCACGTTCGAGGACTACAACGGAGAAGTGGGCGATCCGAAGTTCACCGCCGACGTCAACCTGACCTGGGATGTCGATGACTGGTCATTCTACTACGGCGTCGACATGATCGGGAAATCCTCGAGCGTCCGCGACTATATCGAGGATTTCGGCGCGCTCTGCGGCGTGAATGCCGAAAGTCAGAACGTCTATGGCGGCTCTTACTGTGTTCGCCCCTACACTCCGGCCGTGTTCTACCACAGCATGTCGATCACCAAGGAGTTCCAGGATCGCTTCGAGCTGACGCTGGGTGTGAGCAACCTCTTCAATACCCGGCCGCCGCAGATTTCGGGCCTCACCGAGATCGGCAGCTCGCCGTTCGTATCGAACTACGATTGGCAGGGGCAGCGTTGGTTCGCTTCTGTCGGCGCCAAGTTCTAA
- a CDS encoding sulfotransferase yields MAEPAPIRRAGTLDEALTNGRSLLAGHPRMALTQAQAILEQDRTNGDALRLAAAAHRALGEAELALNAEIAAITVSQHLPEVIAAARALQQGEYGEASRLAAAHLRNAPEDLAALTVSAESAIALALPDKAEPLLRKVLQRAPTFVPARRLLLNALIMLDRLREARAMLLEMIAANVDDERAQYRILVRIDGDLGDHQAAAATCAKLVRMAGATADDWLAYADSLRFAGQKGDAIEAYRRAIETDPGAWRAWWGLADIDAGAIGDEDVATLERALGEQKNDPEAAGNLEFALGIAYDARRRPERAFPHFAAGNALRRAAQPYDAHELTGQVDRNLASFAAAAPSPPDSNGGPVPIFVIGMPRSGSTLVERILGRHSLIEGVGELSIVPHMIQRLKLDHPGEGFERQVAALPATELARLGAWYLARAGEHRRSAKPWFVDKLHMNWQHLPLILRMLPQARIVDVRRGALDCCWSNYKTLFARGHPAASDLSDLGRFYRDYVRQTDALRSRTGRIHLLDYEALVDDIAGEAGALFEALGLALEPQCLDFHLSSEPVATASSEQVRQPLNRRGIGAWRAYEPWLSPLKEALGPLAKG; encoded by the coding sequence GTGGCTGAACCTGCTCCGATCCGCCGCGCCGGCACGCTGGACGAAGCCTTAACCAATGGTCGCAGCCTCCTCGCCGGCCATCCCCGCATGGCGCTCACACAGGCACAAGCGATTCTGGAACAGGATCGCACCAATGGCGATGCCCTCAGGCTGGCGGCAGCGGCCCATCGGGCGCTCGGAGAAGCGGAGCTCGCGCTGAATGCCGAGATCGCCGCGATCACCGTCAGCCAACATTTGCCGGAGGTGATCGCCGCGGCAAGGGCCCTGCAACAGGGCGAATACGGCGAGGCAAGCCGGCTCGCCGCGGCACATCTTCGGAACGCGCCTGAAGATCTCGCGGCACTCACCGTATCGGCCGAATCGGCCATCGCGCTCGCGCTGCCCGACAAGGCCGAACCGCTGCTGCGTAAGGTGCTTCAGCGGGCTCCCACCTTCGTGCCTGCGCGGCGGCTGCTGCTTAATGCATTGATCATGCTCGACCGCCTGCGCGAGGCGCGCGCGATGCTGCTGGAGATGATCGCCGCGAACGTGGACGACGAACGCGCGCAGTACCGGATATTGGTGCGGATCGATGGCGACCTTGGCGATCACCAGGCGGCCGCGGCGACCTGCGCAAAGCTCGTGCGGATGGCCGGGGCAACCGCGGACGACTGGCTTGCCTATGCCGACAGCCTGCGCTTCGCAGGCCAGAAAGGCGATGCGATCGAGGCCTATCGCCGCGCGATCGAGACCGACCCGGGCGCCTGGCGCGCATGGTGGGGCCTCGCCGATATCGATGCCGGCGCGATCGGGGACGAGGATGTCGCGACGCTGGAGCGGGCGCTTGGCGAACAGAAGAACGATCCCGAAGCCGCCGGCAATCTCGAGTTCGCGCTTGGCATCGCCTATGACGCGCGCAGGCGGCCCGAGCGGGCGTTTCCGCATTTCGCGGCCGGCAACGCGCTGCGCCGCGCGGCCCAGCCTTACGACGCGCACGAGCTGACCGGCCAGGTGGATCGCAATCTGGCGAGCTTCGCCGCCGCCGCGCCCTCGCCGCCCGACTCAAACGGCGGGCCGGTGCCGATCTTCGTGATCGGCATGCCGCGTTCGGGCTCGACTCTGGTCGAACGGATCCTCGGTCGGCATTCGCTGATCGAAGGGGTCGGCGAGCTCTCGATCGTGCCTCATATGATCCAGCGGCTGAAGCTCGACCACCCCGGCGAGGGCTTCGAACGGCAGGTTGCGGCGCTGCCGGCCACCGAACTCGCACGGCTGGGCGCGTGGTATCTGGCCCGCGCCGGCGAACACCGGCGGAGCGCAAAGCCGTGGTTCGTCGACAAGCTGCACATGAACTGGCAGCACCTGCCGCTGATCCTGCGGATGCTGCCACAGGCCCGCATCGTCGATGTGCGCCGCGGCGCGCTCGACTGCTGCTGGTCCAACTACAAGACGCTGTTCGCGCGCGGCCATCCCGCGGCGAGCGATCTGTCCGATCTCGGGCGCTTCTATCGTGACTACGTCCGCCAGACCGATGCGCTGCGCAGCCGCACCGGGCGCATCCACTTGCTCGATTACGAAGCGCTGGTGGACGATATCGCGGGCGAGGCGGGGGCGCTGTTCGAAGCGCTCGGGCTGGCGCTCGAACCGCAATGCCTGGACTTCCACCTGTCGAGCGAGCCGGTCGCCACCGCCAGTTCGGAGCAGGTGCGGCAACCGCTCAATCGCCGGGGCATCGGCGCCTGGCGGGCTTACGAGCCGTGGCTCAGCCCGCTGAAGGAAGCGCTCGGTCCGCTCGCGAAAGGCTAG
- the clpB gene encoding ATP-dependent chaperone ClpB: protein MNLEKFTDRAKGFVQSAQTVAIRMNHQRITPEHLLKALLEDNEGMAAQLIQRAGGNLQIAVAETDKALGKIAVVSGSGAQSTPGLDNDTVRILDQAEQLAAKAGDSFVPVQRILQALALAPTTAAGQALKAANVDPKALESAIQEATGGRGAHSSGAEDAYDAMKKYARDLTEAARSGKLDPVIGRDEEIRRTIQILARRTKNNPVLIGEPGTGKTAVAEGLALRIANGDVPDSLKGRKLMALDMGALIAGAKYRGEFEERLKAVLDEVKGAEGDIILFIDEMHTLIGAGASEGSMDASNLLKPALARGELHCIGATTLDEYQKYVEKDAALQRRFQPVFVDEPTVEDTISILRGLKEKYELHHGVRISDNAIVAAATLSNRYITNRFLPDKAIDLMDEAASRIRMEVESKPEELETLDRRIMQLQIEEMALAKEKDDASKDRLKNLREELSSLTEQSGELTTRWQNEREKIASEGKIMEELDAARVELDQAQRQGDLGKAGELSYGRIPELEKKLAEAQSQSKNALLREEVTDDDIAAVVSKWTGIPVDRMLAGEREKLLKMEEIIGKRVIGQSDAVTAVSKAVRRARAGLQDPNRPLGSFLFLGPTGVGKTELTKALAEFLFDDDSAMVRIDMSEFMEKHAVARLIGAPPGYVGYEEGGVLTESVRRRPYQVVLFDEVEKAHPDVFNVLLQVLDDGRLTDGQGRVVDFSNTLIILTSNLGSQFLANLDEGQDVETVEPQVMEVVRAHFRPEFLNRLDEIILFHRLGLDHMAPIVDIQIGRVQKLLKDRKIALDLTDAARRWLGRVGYDPVYGARPLKRAVQRYLQDPLAEKLLAGEIPDGSTVKVDEGDGELKIAVA from the coding sequence ATGAATCTCGAAAAATTCACAGACCGCGCGAAGGGTTTCGTCCAGAGCGCCCAGACCGTCGCGATCCGCATGAACCATCAGCGGATCACGCCCGAGCATCTGCTGAAGGCGTTGCTCGAAGACAATGAAGGCATGGCCGCGCAGCTGATCCAGCGCGCGGGCGGAAACCTGCAGATCGCGGTCGCGGAAACCGACAAGGCGCTCGGCAAGATCGCTGTCGTTTCGGGCAGCGGCGCGCAATCGACCCCCGGGCTCGATAACGACACGGTGCGGATCCTCGACCAGGCCGAACAGCTCGCCGCCAAGGCGGGCGACAGCTTCGTGCCCGTCCAGCGTATCCTCCAGGCGCTCGCGCTCGCGCCGACCACGGCGGCGGGGCAGGCGCTCAAGGCGGCCAATGTCGATCCGAAGGCGCTCGAAAGCGCGATCCAGGAAGCGACCGGCGGCCGCGGCGCGCATAGCTCGGGCGCCGAAGACGCCTATGATGCCATGAAGAAATACGCGCGCGACCTGACCGAGGCCGCGCGCTCGGGCAAGCTCGATCCGGTGATCGGGCGCGACGAGGAAATCCGCCGCACGATCCAGATCCTCGCCCGCCGGACCAAGAACAATCCGGTGCTGATCGGCGAACCCGGCACCGGCAAGACCGCGGTCGCCGAAGGCCTCGCATTGCGCATCGCTAATGGCGACGTGCCCGACAGTCTCAAGGGCCGCAAGCTGATGGCGCTCGACATGGGCGCGCTGATCGCCGGCGCGAAATACCGCGGCGAGTTCGAGGAGCGGCTCAAGGCCGTGCTCGACGAGGTCAAGGGCGCCGAGGGTGACATCATATTGTTCATCGACGAGATGCACACGCTGATCGGCGCGGGCGCATCCGAAGGCTCGATGGATGCGTCGAATCTGCTCAAGCCCGCGCTCGCGCGCGGCGAGCTGCATTGCATCGGCGCGACCACGCTCGACGAATACCAGAAATACGTCGAGAAGGACGCCGCGCTGCAGCGCCGCTTCCAGCCGGTGTTCGTCGATGAGCCGACCGTGGAAGACACGATCTCGATCCTGCGCGGCCTCAAGGAGAAGTACGAGCTGCACCACGGCGTGCGCATTTCGGACAATGCGATCGTCGCCGCGGCGACGCTCTCCAACCGCTACATCACCAACCGCTTCCTGCCCGACAAGGCGATCGACCTGATGGACGAGGCCGCGAGCCGGATCCGCATGGAGGTCGAGTCCAAGCCCGAGGAGCTGGAAACGCTCGACCGGCGGATCATGCAGCTCCAGATCGAGGAGATGGCGCTCGCCAAGGAGAAGGACGACGCGTCGAAGGACCGCCTCAAGAATCTGCGCGAAGAATTGTCGAGTCTCACCGAGCAGTCCGGCGAACTCACCACGCGCTGGCAGAACGAGCGCGAGAAGATCGCGTCCGAAGGCAAGATCATGGAAGAGCTCGACGCCGCGCGGGTCGAACTCGATCAAGCGCAGCGCCAGGGCGATCTCGGCAAAGCGGGCGAGCTGTCCTACGGCAGGATCCCCGAGCTGGAGAAGAAGCTCGCCGAAGCGCAGAGCCAGTCGAAGAATGCTCTGCTGCGCGAGGAAGTGACCGACGACGACATCGCCGCCGTGGTCAGCAAGTGGACCGGGATTCCGGTCGACCGGATGCTGGCGGGCGAGCGCGAGAAGCTGCTCAAGATGGAAGAGATCATCGGCAAGCGCGTGATCGGCCAGAGCGACGCGGTTACCGCCGTGTCCAAGGCAGTGCGCCGCGCGCGCGCCGGGCTGCAGGATCCGAACCGGCCGCTGGGCAGCTTCCTGTTCCTCGGGCCGACCGGCGTCGGCAAGACCGAGCTGACCAAGGCCCTCGCCGAATTCCTCTTCGACGATGACAGCGCGATGGTGCGCATCGACATGAGCGAATTCATGGAGAAGCACGCGGTCGCGCGGCTGATCGGCGCTCCTCCGGGTTATGTTGGTTACGAGGAAGGCGGAGTTCTTACCGAATCGGTTCGCAGGCGCCCCTACCAGGTCGTGTTGTTCGACGAGGTCGAGAAAGCGCATCCCGATGTGTTCAACGTGCTGCTGCAGGTGCTCGACGACGGGCGGCTGACCGACGGGCAGGGCCGGGTGGTCGATTTCTCGAACACGCTGATCATCCTGACCTCGAACCTCGGCAGCCAGTTCCTCGCGAACCTCGACGAAGGGCAGGATGTGGAGACGGTCGAGCCGCAGGTGATGGAAGTCGTCCGGGCGCATTTCCGGCCCGAATTCCTCAACCGGCTGGACGAGATCATCCTGTTCCACCGCCTCGGCCTCGATCACATGGCGCCGATCGTCGATATCCAGATCGGGCGGGTGCAGAAGCTGCTCAAGGACCGCAAGATCGCGCTCGACCTGACCGACGCGGCGCGCCGCTGGCTCGGGCGGGTCGGCTACGACCCGGTCTATGGCGCGCGTCCGCTCAAGCGGGCGGTGCAGCGCTACCTGCAGGACCCATTGGCCGAAAAGCTGCTTGCGGGTGAAATCCCCGACGGCTCGACGGTCAAAGTCGACGAGGGCGATGGCGAGTTGAAGATCGCGGTTGCCTGA